A window of Maioricimonas rarisocia genomic DNA:
GCGAGGAGACTTCTTCAGCCACCATGAGCGGGCTGAGAGAAACGACTACGCCCCCGGCAATCCAGGTGGCGAACAGGGCCACGATCGTTTCGGGGAGATTCGGCAGCAGAATGCCGACACGATCACCGGGACGAAGACCTTCACGAACGAAGACCATCGCCAGTCGTTCCGCCCGCGACAGGAGCTCGGCATACGTGAGCTGTTCGTGGTAATAACAGCAGGCGAGCCGCGAAGGATATCGTTCTGCGGCCTGCTGCAGCAGCCAGCCCAGCCGCTGCTGCGGATAAGCGAGTTCCGCAGGCACCCCCTCAGGGTAGCGTTCCAGCCAGCGACGCTCGCCCGGACCGCCGGTCCGCCACCCAAGCTCCCTCAGTCCGCTCAACCTGTCGATCCAGGTGGCTTCAGCCGAGGAATGCCCGTTGCTTTGCATCCGATGATCATTCAGCGACACCATGGCGTCACCTCCCGATCGGACGGGTCCGCGAAACGGTCTGTCAGTGATGCGAGAGAGAGGAACCCCGTGTTTGAAGTGAATCGTGATACATCGTCACTGACCTGACCCGTCCTGCTCCAGGAACGGTCGAACGGCCGGTTCCAATCTGCTTCAATTCTTCGCCGCCCTCAGACCCGGGTCAATCGGGGATCTTCCGGCTCGTTGACGGTCCGCCGCAACTCCTTTCGCCTGCATCATTAGCAATTCGGCCACCAGACGGATGCCACCGTGGCCGGTCACGGATCAGCCCAGTGTCCCCCTGAGAACCCTCACCTGCAGTGTGCACACGTTGCATCCCGATTCGCGACTGGCACTGCAATCGATTCTGCATACGTGGATCCCGACTCTCCCCGCCGCTCGATCGCAGGTCGCGCTCACCGAGGCTGCTGCGCATGGTTGTTAATCTGAGCTCTCCCGCCGGGGATCGGTCTTCAGAATGATCTCGTCGATACCGCTCTGATTGAACCCTTTATAGCCATCGTCACGCTGCAGGATCTCGAGGTGCGAACCGAGGGCACCGCTGCGGCGGAACTGTTCGGCAGACTCGGAAGGGATCAATCCCTCGTCGAGCAGCCGCTGAATGCGTTCCGGCGCGACCCGCCATTTTTCGCCTCGGGTGAATGCCTGCCGCAGATAGGGGAGATCGGTAAACGGCTGCATCGTTTCGACGCCCAGCTCCCGCAGCTGCGCGCGGGCCGCATCGAAGTCGAACTGACATTCCAGATGGTGCATGCCGGCTTCGAGAAACGCTTCCCCATGCAGGCGGCACCACAGCCCGACTGTTCCCAGTTCCGCCCATGGTGCCAGTGGCTCGTGCGAAAAGTCTTCCAGTACCTCGTCGGGAGCGAGGTCGACGTCGGCAAAGATCACGATGCCACAATCGGGCTGTTCGAGAACCTGCGCGCCCCAGCCGGCCGTCTCGCCTGCGTAGAACCGTTCGCGGCAGACGAACCCCAATTGTTCAAGGACTGCGACGAGGTCGGTGAACGCTTCGCGACTGGAGCGGTACGTGTGATGGTCGTGGTTCGCCCAGCCGAGCCCCAGCCGGTCCTGCCGGGCTTTCTGGATACGTGCAGCCGCATTCCGTGACTGCCAGTATTCACGCTCGGCGCGAAAGAACAGATCACACGTGCGGGCAACACCGAGGTCATCGATGGCGCGGGCGATCAGCCGTCGAGCATGCTCGAAACCTTCCTGCATCGTTTCGAAGTGTCGTTGACGAAGCTTCAGCGCCTCTGCATGGCGGACGACCGCATTGACACGATCCGGTTCAATCGTCTCCGGACCGAATCCGCGGCTCCCGTGCCGCGCGATCACCCAGCATTCGCTTCCCTCCCGCACATCGACGCGGGCCCGCCGTACCGCTGCCAGTGGATCCCCATCGATCAGAGAACTTCCCGCAAGATCGTTGGCATGCAGAAAATCGGCAGCCGACTCGACCTTGAGAAACAGCTGCGATGGTCCGCCGCCACGGACGACGACCGGCGGGAACATCCCCCGATCGTTTCTCCACAGAGTCCCCCCGTTCGACTGGTCGAGAACGAATCCTGCCGCTTCGAGACGGGTGGTCACGTTGCCATCCGCGACGACAATGTGGTCCACCCAGTCAACAATTCGCGTGCCGGTTTCATCCCGCAGACGGCCCGCGAAGTGACTGATCCAGTCAGACGTCGCAAGAAACTCCTTCAGCAACCCGGAAACCAGTGCGGCCGCTGCCGGTTGGGGGTCCCAGCGAATGGCGGCGACGTCTTCGGCTTGATGCGAGGACATGAGGGTCCAGACTCCGAATCGGGTGCCGTCAGCAATGATCTGCTCGGCAGTCACTGTCCGGCGGTATAATGACAACGGACGCGATCGCGATCATCCCGTCCCTTTCAATCTCCATTCTACCCGTGCGGAGCAAGGGAATGAGACGAGTCCTTCTGTTGGGAGCGGGAAAGATCGGCCGGATGATCGCGCGACTCCTGGTCGACAGCGGCGATTACGACCTTTGCGTGGCGGACGTCAGCTCTGCCGCACTCGAGCGCCTGCAGCAGCGACTCGACGTCGACACCCTCACGCTTGATGCAGGCGATCCGCAGGCACTGCGGCGGGCCATCGAGCCACGCGAAGCGGTCGTCTCAGCACTCAGCTACCGCGACAATCCGGCCGTTGCCAAGGCGGCACTCGAAACGGGTGTCAGCTACTTCGATCTGTCGGAAGATGTGAAGACATCGCACCTGGTCCACAGCCTCTCGCAGAACACGCGCGACGGGCAGATCATGATGCCGCAATGCGGGCTGGCCCCCGGCTTCATCTCCATGATTGCCGCTCACCTGGCCGCGCAGTTCGATTCCCTCGACAGCGTCCGGATGCGCGTCGGGGCGCTGCCGAAGTACCCCAACAACGTTCTGAAGTATAACCTCACCTGGTCGACCGATGGGCTGATCAACGAATACTGCAATCCGTGCGAAGCGGTGCACAACGGCGAGCGCCGGGATCTGCTTCCACTCGAAGGACTCGAATCGTTCTCGCTCGATGGCGTGACCTACGAGGCCTTCAACACCTCGGGCGGTCTGGGGACTCTCTGCGACTCGCTGGAAGGTCGCGTCCGGGAGCTGAACTACAAGACAATCCGGTACCCCGGACACCGTGACCTGATGGCATTTCTGCTGCAGGATCTGCGTCTGCGGGAACGCCGCGACGATTTCCAGGAGATCCTCGAAACGGCTCTGCCCATCACGTTCCAGGATGTCGCGATTACGTTCTGCACCGTCGCCGGTCAGCGGCGTGGGCAATTCGTGCAGATCTCCGATGCCCGCAAGGTCTACCATCAGATGATCGGCGGCGAAATGTGGAGTGCCATTCAGGTGACCACCGCCGGCAGCCTGTGCGCGGTGCTCGATCTGTTCTTCGATGGACAGTTGCCACAGACCGGTTTTGTAAAGCAGGAACAGGTTCCGTTCGAACCGTTCCTGCAGAATCGTTTCGGTCGATACTTCAACGTGGACGGAGCCGCTCACGCCGCCAGCGCCGACGGTCCCGCTCCTGAGTGAGAGGATGGAACGCGATGAGCAGAGACGTTCGCACGATTCTCGAGTCACTCGGAGTCCCCACGGATCTCGAGCCGATTGCGGTCGGCAACGAGTGGCGCACGGGGAGCGGTCCCGAACTGCAGGTGACCTCTCCGATCGACGGCAAGCCGCTCGCACAGTTCACAGCCGCCGCTGCGAATGACGTTACGGAGGTCGTCACCGCCGCGGAGGAGTCATTCCGCGGCTGGCGGACCGTCCCCGGTCCCAGGCGGGGCGAACTCGTGCGACAGATCGGCAACCGCCTGCGGGAACAGAAGGAAGCACTGGCCACGATCGTTTCGCTCGAGGTCGGCAAAATCACGCAAGAAGCGCTGGGCGAAGTGCAGGAGATGATCGACATCTGTGACTTCGCCGTCGGCCTGAGCCGGCAACTCTACGGACTGACGATCGCGAGCGAGCGTCCCTCACATCGGCTGATGGAGCAGTGGCATCCCCTGGGGCCGATCGGCGTCATCACGGCGTTCAATTTCCCCGTCGCGGTCTGGGCCTGGAACGCCATGCTGGCCTTCGTCTGCGGCGACCCGGTCATCTGGAAGCCGTCCGAGAAAGCGCCCCTTTGCGCGATGGCCTGCCAGGGGATCGCTGCCTCGGTCATCGCAGACTTCGACGACGCTCCGCCTGCATTGAGTAATCTCATCATCGGTGCAGACCGCTCGGTGGGAGAAGCCGTCGTCGATGCGCCGCAGCTGCCTCTCATCTCGGCCACCGGATCCGTCCCCATGGGGCGGGCCGTCGGACAGCGCGTCGCGGCCAGACTGGGACGCTGCCTGCTCGAGCTCGGCGGCAACAACGGCATGATCGTCGCTCCTTCGGCCGATCTCGAACTGACGGTCCGCTCGGCTGTTTTCGCCGCAGCCGGGACCTGCGGCCAGCGATGCACGACGCTACGTCGACTGATCGTGCACGAAAAGGTGTACGACGAGATCCTGAAGCAACTGATCTCCCTGTACGGCCGACTCCCCATCGGCGATCCGACGGAGCAGGGTGTTCTTGTCGGACCGCTTATCGACGGGGATGCCTTCGAATCGATGCAGCAGGCGCTGGCCGAAGCAAAGCAGCAGGGGGGCATGGTTCACTTCGGCGAACGCGTGACGGAGGGGGTTCCCGAAGGAGGACTCTACGTCCGACCGGCAATCGTCGAGATCCAGTCCGAGGCGCCGATCGTCCGGCAGGAGACCTTTGCCCCGATCCTGTACATCCTCCGCTACCGGGACTTCGAGGAGGCGATCGCGATTCACAACGACGTGCCGCAGGGACTCTCGTCAGCCGTCATGACCAACGACGTCCGCGAAGCCGAACGGTTCTGTTCACCGGCCGGTTCGGACTGCGGTATCGTCAACGTGAACGTCGGCCCGAGCGGAGCGGAGATCGGCGGCGCGTTCGGAGGCGAAAAGGAGACCGGCGGCGGTCGTGAGTCGGGCTCGGACGCATGGAAGAACTACATGCGCCGCACCACGAACACGATCAACTATTCCTCCGACCTGCCGCTGGCCCAGGGGATCCGGTTCGATGTGTAGGCGGCCTCAGGCCCGTCACTGCAGCTGCGGGTCGACGACCGGAGACTCCGCCGGCCGATGCGGATTCGATGTTGGCGTCATCGAGCTGCTCGTGCGACTTCATGAACGGGGATGTTCCGGGCGGGTATTGACCGAAACTGACGCCCAGTGCGCGGGCCGCGACGACCGCCGAGCTGTCGGAAGTGACCCGGCTGATCTGGTGCACGGCATCGAGAATGCTGACGCTTTCGATCGACGGAGGATGGTAGCTGACCATCTGCCCGAACTTTTCTTCGAGCACCAGCCGAAGAGCATGCGCCCCGAACTGCGTCGCCAGCACGCGGTCAAAGTTGGTCGGCGGACCGCCGCGCTGGAGATGGCCAAGGACGACAACACGCGTCTCCCGCCGCAACCTCAGTTCCAGTTCCTGCGCGACCATGTGTCCGATGCCGCCCAGTTGAGCCTGGCCCGTGCCATCCCCGTCACGCTGCGTGACCATCCCGCCGCCGGGCAGTTCCGCACCTTCGGCAACCACGATCAGCGAGAACCGCTTCCCCTCATTCTCCCGGTCGAGAATCTTCTGGCAGACGTTCTCGAAGGTCCATGGAATCTCGGGAATGAGAATCACAGATGCTCCGCCGGCGATTCCGGCATGCAGTCCGATCCAGCCGGCGTGACGTCCCATGACTTCGAGAACCATGATCCGGTCGTGGCTCTGGGCGGTCGTATGCAGGCGGTCCATCGCATCGGTCGCGCACGCAACCGCGCTGTCGAAACCGAATGTGAACGCTGTCGACGAGAGATCGTTGTCGATCGTCTTCGGAACACCGACGACCGGAATGCCAAACTCGTGGAATTGCTGCGCAACCGCGAGGGAGCCGTCGCCGCCGATGCAGATCAATCCCGAGATGTTCAGCTGGTCCAGCGTGCGCTCGACGCCGCGGAGCAGTTCCGGGTCGAGGTCGAGGCGGTCCTCGACGCCGACTCGGGCGGCAAAGCGTCCCTTGTTGGTCGAGCCCAGAATCGTGCCGCCACGATTGATGATCCCCGAGGTGTTGCGCGTGTCGAGTGGCAGGTAGTTGACCGGGTCAACGAGCCCCTCGAAACCTCTGCGGAATCCGACGACGTCGCACTTCAGGCGCGCCGCCGACTTTACGACGCCCCGAATCACGGCATTCAGGCCGGGGCAATCGCCACCGGACGTCAGGACACCAATTCGTTTGGTGTGAGCCATCTCACCTGCTCCTTGTCGTGCTGCTGCCCGCAGACGGTCGAGAAATGCAGTCGTGGCGCCGGGATCATACGCGCCATGCACACTTCAACGCGAGATGACTTTGCGTGGCGCGGTAGACGGTAAGCGTCGGCCCCGCAAGTCGAGCTATCAGCGGGCAGCAGTCTGTTGACCTGGCAGTCACTCTGCCAGATCCTGCGACGGTATACCGGAAGCGAGCGCGAGCGCCGCGCGAGTGGAGTCGATCAGCAGAGCGGTCTTGCTCGAAATCGATGAAGACTGCCCGCTTACGGGAGCAACGTCAGTGGGACTGACGTGGTTGCTTCCGAATCGTCAAATCTGTCTTTCTGCCTCCGGACGCCTCAGTGGCGTAACTCATTAATGAGCTCTACCCGCGATGGAACCGGGTTGTCAAGGAGAAACCGTCAGATCGAGTCGGGGAACAGTGCCGCTCCCCGACCTGACAATCCGAAGGCTGCCGCAACGCCGTTCCACACAGGCCCGGCAATCAGGCTCCTCAAGACGCACTGCACGACGCATCCGACCGGCTATTCGTCGCCAACGGCTGTGCCGACGAGTTCACGAGT
This region includes:
- a CDS encoding 6-phosphofructokinase gives rise to the protein MAHTKRIGVLTSGGDCPGLNAVIRGVVKSAARLKCDVVGFRRGFEGLVDPVNYLPLDTRNTSGIINRGGTILGSTNKGRFAARVGVEDRLDLDPELLRGVERTLDQLNISGLICIGGDGSLAVAQQFHEFGIPVVGVPKTIDNDLSSTAFTFGFDSAVACATDAMDRLHTTAQSHDRIMVLEVMGRHAGWIGLHAGIAGGASVILIPEIPWTFENVCQKILDRENEGKRFSLIVVAEGAELPGGGMVTQRDGDGTGQAQLGGIGHMVAQELELRLRRETRVVVLGHLQRGGPPTNFDRVLATQFGAHALRLVLEEKFGQMVSYHPPSIESVSILDAVHQISRVTSDSSAVVAARALGVSFGQYPPGTSPFMKSHEQLDDANIESASAGGVSGRRPAAAVTGLRPPTHRTGSPGPAAGRRNS
- a CDS encoding saccharopine dehydrogenase family protein, which produces MRRVLLLGAGKIGRMIARLLVDSGDYDLCVADVSSAALERLQQRLDVDTLTLDAGDPQALRRAIEPREAVVSALSYRDNPAVAKAALETGVSYFDLSEDVKTSHLVHSLSQNTRDGQIMMPQCGLAPGFISMIAAHLAAQFDSLDSVRMRVGALPKYPNNVLKYNLTWSTDGLINEYCNPCEAVHNGERRDLLPLEGLESFSLDGVTYEAFNTSGGLGTLCDSLEGRVRELNYKTIRYPGHRDLMAFLLQDLRLRERRDDFQEILETALPITFQDVAITFCTVAGQRRGQFVQISDARKVYHQMIGGEMWSAIQVTTAGSLCAVLDLFFDGQLPQTGFVKQEQVPFEPFLQNRFGRYFNVDGAAHAASADGPAPE
- the amaB gene encoding L-piperidine-6-carboxylate dehydrogenase translates to MSRDVRTILESLGVPTDLEPIAVGNEWRTGSGPELQVTSPIDGKPLAQFTAAAANDVTEVVTAAEESFRGWRTVPGPRRGELVRQIGNRLREQKEALATIVSLEVGKITQEALGEVQEMIDICDFAVGLSRQLYGLTIASERPSHRLMEQWHPLGPIGVITAFNFPVAVWAWNAMLAFVCGDPVIWKPSEKAPLCAMACQGIAASVIADFDDAPPALSNLIIGADRSVGEAVVDAPQLPLISATGSVPMGRAVGQRVAARLGRCLLELGGNNGMIVAPSADLELTVRSAVFAAAGTCGQRCTTLRRLIVHEKVYDEILKQLISLYGRLPIGDPTEQGVLVGPLIDGDAFESMQQALAEAKQQGGMVHFGERVTEGVPEGGLYVRPAIVEIQSEAPIVRQETFAPILYILRYRDFEEAIAIHNDVPQGLSSAVMTNDVREAERFCSPAGSDCGIVNVNVGPSGAEIGGAFGGEKETGGGRESGSDAWKNYMRRTTNTINYSSDLPLAQGIRFDV